The Coprothermobacter sp. genome has a segment encoding these proteins:
- the tdh gene encoding L-threonine 3-dehydrogenase: MTGTMLALVKERPERGATLTEVNIPRVAEDEVLVKIDYASICGTDVHIYVWNEWAQNRIKTPHIMGHEFAGHVVETGRSVRGFNGGDFVSSETHIYCGHCYQCHTGHSEVCQNLQILGVDRAGAFAEYIAVPERVLWKNDQSIPAAWASIQEPMGNALDTVNSESVSGKTVLITGAGPIGVLAVGIAKAFGATQLFVTDLSDYRLDLAKSMGADFVLNPGRDDIEAVIREQTHGIGVDVVLEMSGSERAMHQGLKVLTPGGRMSMLGLPDRPVTIDLTNEVIFKEIRIYGITGRKIFSTWQTVSRLLASRIVDPSPAITHQLKFEDWQTGMDAMVAGTCGKVVLQIAGR, from the coding sequence ATGACGGGAACAATGCTTGCACTTGTGAAGGAACGTCCAGAACGGGGGGCAACACTGACGGAGGTGAACATCCCCAGGGTCGCAGAGGACGAAGTGCTTGTCAAGATTGACTATGCCTCTATCTGTGGCACAGATGTCCATATCTACGTGTGGAACGAGTGGGCACAGAACCGGATCAAGACTCCGCATATCATGGGCCACGAATTCGCGGGACACGTCGTGGAGACAGGCAGGTCCGTGCGGGGATTCAATGGGGGCGATTTCGTCAGTTCCGAGACACACATTTACTGCGGGCACTGCTATCAGTGCCATACGGGCCATAGTGAGGTCTGCCAGAACCTGCAGATCCTGGGCGTGGACCGCGCCGGCGCATTTGCCGAGTATATCGCCGTTCCAGAGCGCGTGCTCTGGAAGAACGACCAGTCGATTCCAGCTGCGTGGGCTTCCATCCAGGAGCCGATGGGCAACGCATTGGATACCGTCAATTCCGAGTCGGTATCGGGGAAGACCGTCCTCATTACAGGAGCAGGTCCGATCGGAGTGCTCGCCGTGGGAATTGCCAAGGCTTTCGGTGCCACACAGCTTTTTGTGACTGATCTTTCGGATTATCGGCTGGATCTCGCCAAGAGCATGGGTGCGGATTTCGTTCTCAATCCCGGCCGCGACGACATCGAGGCGGTGATCAGGGAGCAGACGCATGGTATTGGCGTCGACGTCGTGCTGGAGATGTCCGGCAGTGAGAGAGCCATGCACCAGGGCCTGAAGGTGCTGACACCAGGCGGACGCATGTCGATGCTCGGACTTCCTGATCGCCCAGTGACCATTGATCTGACCAATGAAGTCATCTTCAAGGAAATCCGCATCTATGGCATCACTGGACGCAAGATCTTCTCGACGTGGCAGACTGTATCCCGGCTGCTTGCCTCGCGCATTGTGGACCCGAGTCCTGCCATTACGCATCAACTGAAGTTTGAGGACTGGCAGACAGGCATGGACGCCATGGTCGCCGGGACCTGTGGCAAAGTCGTTCTCCAGATCGCGGGGAGGTAG
- a CDS encoding thymidylate synthase (FAD): protein MRVELLAHTPDADMLCAYAAHLCYSTEPFNADRSAGILRKVCGNGHLSVLEHASFTFLVEGLSRAASHQLVRHRLASYSQQSLRFTKAQPIFVSPPGHDFRRFYELAYVEYERLLAEGVHEEDARYVLPQGVASRLVVTMNARELRHFFELRCCLRAQFEIRALAWLMLAKAKAVAPLLFEHAGPVCLQGMECPERSFACHLKTKGQGGGAE, encoded by the coding sequence ATGAGGGTAGAGCTGCTGGCTCATACTCCGGATGCGGATATGCTGTGTGCCTACGCAGCTCATCTCTGCTACAGCACCGAACCATTCAACGCCGATCGAAGCGCCGGTATTCTGCGCAAGGTCTGTGGCAACGGTCATCTGTCCGTTCTCGAGCATGCGAGTTTCACGTTTCTTGTCGAAGGGCTGTCGCGTGCAGCTTCCCATCAGTTGGTTCGGCACCGGCTTGCCTCGTACTCGCAGCAAAGCCTGCGGTTCACGAAGGCTCAGCCGATCTTCGTCTCCCCCCCCGGCCATGATTTCAGACGCTTCTATGAGCTGGCTTACGTGGAATACGAACGTCTGCTCGCAGAAGGTGTCCATGAGGAAGACGCCCGCTATGTCCTTCCACAGGGCGTTGCGTCACGTCTGGTGGTCACGATGAATGCCAGGGAGCTGAGGCACTTCTTTGAGCTGCGTTGCTGTCTGAGGGCACAGTTCGAGATTCGGGCTCTGGCGTGGTTGATGCTGGCCAAGGCCAAAGCCGTGGCGCCCCTCCTGTTCGAGCATGCCGGCCCGGTATGTCTACAGGGAATGGAGTGCCCAGAACGCTCGTTTGCGTGTCACCTGAAAACGAAGGGACAGGGAGGAGGAGCGGAATGA
- a CDS encoding 5'-methylthioadenosine phosphorylase (Catalyzes the reversible phosphorolysis of 5'-deoxy-5'- methylthioadenosine (MTA) to adenine and 5-methylthio-D-ribose-1- phosphate) codes for MSRPVGLIIGTGVDSVQLLSDASLSSIKTPFGDVCYVQGSIGDVDVCVLKRHGEGHVVPPHLINYRANIMALYMLGVEKVVTTSAVGSLKRSIAPGSYALMDGFLDFTKVRAQTFFEVGKVVHTDMTHPYSAAVTDVLATEMFALGLSLHTGEVYVAAEGPRFESPQEVRMYAAMGGSVVGMTGLPEVTLAREAGLEYQTIAIITNYAAGISASLLTHKEVLDAMAVASTSLVEVLRRSLPRIAQLPAGRGDDEHPLDFLLNS; via the coding sequence ATGTCCAGACCTGTTGGTCTTATCATTGGCACGGGCGTCGACAGTGTTCAGCTTCTTTCCGATGCGAGCCTCTCCAGCATCAAAACCCCGTTTGGTGACGTGTGCTATGTCCAGGGCTCCATAGGCGATGTGGATGTGTGCGTCCTCAAGCGCCACGGAGAAGGTCACGTCGTACCGCCCCATCTCATCAACTACCGTGCCAATATCATGGCACTGTATATGCTCGGCGTCGAGAAGGTCGTCACCACGAGTGCCGTAGGGTCGCTCAAGAGGTCGATTGCGCCAGGATCGTATGCGCTGATGGACGGCTTTCTGGACTTCACCAAAGTGCGCGCGCAGACGTTCTTCGAGGTTGGCAAGGTCGTTCACACGGACATGACCCATCCCTACAGTGCAGCCGTCACGGACGTGCTGGCGACGGAGATGTTCGCCCTGGGGCTTTCGCTTCACACAGGCGAAGTGTACGTGGCGGCGGAAGGTCCACGCTTCGAATCGCCGCAGGAAGTCCGTATGTATGCGGCCATGGGCGGATCGGTGGTCGGGATGACGGGCTTGCCGGAGGTGACGCTTGCCCGGGAGGCGGGTCTCGAGTATCAGACAATCGCCATCATCACGAACTACGCGGCCGGCATAAGTGCTTCACTCCTTACGCACAAGGAGGTTCTCGACGCCATGGCTGTAGCATCGACTTCGCTCGTTGAAGTCCTGCGCCGGTCTCTTCCCCGCATCGCACAACTCCCAGCCGGTCGGGGCGACGATGAGCATCCGCTCGACTTCCTGTTGAATTCATGA
- a CDS encoding glycine C-acetyltransferase — protein MNEKFQGMMQAELDRLEQEGLTLRIRTLDSEQGPACTIDGKYVVNLAANNYLGIIGRKDVKEAAKKAIDEFGVGSGAVKTIIGNTRLIVDGEKKLATFKEVEDVLMYQGGLTANSGTIPALVHDGDLIFSDELNHASIIDGCRLSKAKIVPFKHCDAASLEERIKEYENEPGTKMVITDGVFSMDGDIAPLPDIVEVAKRYGAVTMVDDAHGEGVLGDHGRGIVNHFHLEGEVDVEVGTMSKAFGVVGGYVAGTHTLVEYLKNKSRTILFSSTMTPADAGAILKVIDILTESDDLVRKLWENAAYFKAKMKAYGFDTWRSETPITPVIIGDGRLAKNLSAKLFEKGVFAQSLGFPTVPQGLARIRCMLCSTHTKEQLDFAAEMFHESALELGILKS, from the coding sequence ATGAACGAGAAGTTCCAGGGGATGATGCAGGCCGAGCTTGACCGGCTCGAACAGGAAGGGCTCACTCTCCGCATACGAACGCTCGACTCCGAACAGGGTCCAGCATGTACCATCGATGGCAAGTATGTCGTGAACCTTGCTGCCAACAACTACCTGGGCATCATTGGTCGCAAGGATGTCAAGGAAGCTGCCAAGAAGGCTATCGACGAGTTCGGCGTGGGGTCTGGCGCCGTCAAGACGATCATCGGCAATACGCGTCTGATCGTCGACGGCGAGAAGAAGCTGGCGACATTCAAAGAGGTCGAGGACGTTTTGATGTATCAGGGAGGCCTGACCGCGAATTCCGGTACCATTCCGGCGCTTGTCCACGACGGGGACCTGATCTTCAGCGACGAGCTGAATCATGCCAGCATCATCGACGGTTGCCGCCTCAGCAAGGCGAAGATCGTGCCCTTCAAGCACTGCGACGCTGCCAGTCTCGAAGAGAGGATCAAGGAATACGAGAATGAGCCGGGCACGAAGATGGTCATCACTGATGGTGTCTTCAGCATGGATGGGGACATCGCTCCACTACCCGATATCGTCGAAGTAGCCAAGAGATACGGCGCAGTCACCATGGTCGATGATGCGCACGGCGAGGGAGTCCTGGGGGATCATGGGCGTGGTATTGTCAATCATTTCCATCTTGAGGGAGAAGTTGATGTCGAGGTCGGAACCATGTCGAAGGCGTTCGGCGTGGTGGGTGGATACGTCGCAGGCACGCACACGCTTGTCGAGTATCTCAAGAACAAGTCCCGCACAATCTTGTTCAGCTCAACCATGACGCCAGCCGATGCAGGTGCAATCCTGAAGGTTATCGACATCCTGACCGAGAGCGATGATCTCGTGCGCAAGCTGTGGGAAAACGCAGCATACTTCAAGGCCAAAATGAAGGCCTATGGCTTTGACACCTGGCGAAGCGAGACCCCGATCACTCCCGTCATCATTGGCGACGGCCGGCTTGCCAAGAATCTCTCTGCCAAGCTGTTCGAGAAGGGAGTCTTTGCGCAGTCGCTGGGCTTCCCTACGGTTCCACAGGGCCTGGCGCGCATCCGCTGCATGTTGTGTTCGACGCACACGAAGGAACAACTCGACTTTGCGGCCGAAATGTTCCATGAGTCGGCTCTCGAGCTCGGTATTCTGAAGAGCTAG